In one window of Juglans regia cultivar Chandler chromosome 3, Walnut 2.0, whole genome shotgun sequence DNA:
- the LOC109007211 gene encoding uncharacterized protein LOC109007211 codes for MEENSWRQKSRALWLKEGGKNTNFFHKVANSNRINNAIKVLHLEGRVLSDRVAIKDHIVHFYDKLLKEQHHWRPKVDGLVFYSIDQSSGAFEEEEKSLNATFIALIPKRARLVEVQDFHPISLVSGVYKIISKVLAQRLSEVMGKIILKSQNAFVKGRQILDSVLIATECLESRVKADIPVMDVLSRMLKGMTDRGFISGFSVGGSSHGSLSISHLLLADDTLIYYESDPDQNCSLRALLLCFEVISGLELNLSKSEIIPVGSVNNFSDLAAIMGCKVSSLLMKYLGLPLGAPHKSKAMWDGIVEKIECKLAGVANRLEKIFCDFLWGGLEDTKKFHLIKWDKICTPLSYGGLGVRKLRTFNKALLGKWLWRYHRKGDALWRNIIDIKYGSIWGDKDTSVDDNMDISSDFTH; via the exons ATGGAGGAGAATTCCTGGAGGCAAAAATCTCgggccctttggttgaaggaagggggcAAGAACACAAATTTTTTCCACAAAGTAGCTAATTCCAATCGAATAAACAACGCCATCAAGGTTCTTCATTTGGAAGGGAGGGTTCTTTCAGACAGAGTCGCTATCAAGGATCACATTGTCCACTTTTATGATAAGCTTCTGAAGGAGCAACATCATTGGAGACCCAAGGTAGATGGGCTAGTTTTTTATTCTATTGATCAATCGAGTGgggcttttgaagaggaagag aaaagCCTTAATGCCACATTTATCGCCCTTATTCCTAAAAGGGCAAGGTTGGTGGAGGTGCAAGATTTTCATCCTATAAGTTTGGTGAGTGGGGTTTACAAGATCATCTCTAAAGTTCTAGCCCAGCGGTTGAGCGAAGTCATGGGGAAGATCATCTTGAAGTCCCAAAACGCTTTTGTAAAAGGAAGGCAAATACTAGACTCGGTCCTCATCGCTACTGAATGCTTGGAGAGTAGAGTCAAAGCCGACATTCCAG taATGGATGTTCTGAGTAGAATGTTGAAAGGGATGACGGATAGGGGCTTCATCTCGGGTTTCTCAGTGGGTGGTTCCTCACATGGTAGTCTATCAATCTCTCACTTACTTTTAGCCGATGACACACTGATTTACTATGAGTCAGACCCCGATCAGAATTGTTCCTTGAGAGCTCTCCTGCTTTGTTTCGAAGTTATCTCCGGTCTTGAGTTGAATCTatcaaaatctgaaataatTCCAGTTGGTTCGGTTAATAATTTTAGTGACTTGGCTGCCATCATGGGCTGCAAGGTGTCATCCTTGCTCATGAAGTACCTTGGACTTCCTTTGGGGGCTCCTCATAAATCCAAGGCTATGTGGGATGGAATTGTTGAGAAGATCGAATGCAAATTGGCGG GAGTGGCAAACAGATTGGAgaagattttttgtgatttcttGTGGGGCGGTTTAGAGGACacgaaaaaatttcatttgattAAGTGGGACAAAATCTGCACACCTTTGTCCTACGGCGGATTGGGGGTTAGAAAATTGAGAACCTTCAATAAGGCCCTTTTAGGAAAATGGTTATGGCGGTATCATCGGAAAGGAGATGCTCTTTGGAGGAACATTATCGATATTAAGTATGGGAGCATatggggag ATAAGGATACTTCAGTGGATGACAACATGGACATCTCTTCTGATTTCACTCATTGA